The following proteins come from a genomic window of Chryseobacterium glaciei:
- a CDS encoding tyrosine-type recombinase/integrase: MDEETIYQYRKELQNLGYSKTVTSSYPRQVRRFLEYSKKLFTEIDTEDIKIYHEHIKKVKGIKTKKTFSETYIYSILLSIKIYFNYLERSGEIKSNPYQLTIKHPKSKERKVFTSEEIGKLYAKSSKLQAIILHLCYACGLRRTEAVELRIKDIDLENCILYIRKGKGKKRRVIPFTKQVKRDLEDFISTETINRQPSTDNQNLLNITGDYIYKQFKKLLKDTELNTQEFTLHCLRHTIATQLLEQGMELEKVRDFLGHSQLSATQIYTRILIK; the protein is encoded by the coding sequence ATGGATGAAGAAACAATTTATCAGTACAGAAAAGAGTTACAAAACTTAGGATACAGTAAAACCGTTACCAGCAGCTATCCCAGACAAGTAAGAAGATTTTTAGAATACAGTAAAAAACTCTTTACAGAAATCGATACAGAAGATATTAAAATCTACCACGAACATATCAAAAAAGTAAAAGGAATAAAGACAAAAAAGACATTTAGTGAAACTTATATTTATTCTATTTTATTATCTATAAAAATCTATTTTAATTATCTCGAAAGATCAGGAGAAATAAAAAGTAATCCTTATCAACTCACAATAAAGCATCCAAAAAGTAAAGAAAGAAAAGTATTTACAAGTGAAGAAATTGGAAAGCTATATGCTAAAAGCAGTAAGCTACAAGCTATTATACTACATCTATGCTACGCATGCGGACTGAGAAGAACAGAAGCTGTAGAACTAAGAATTAAAGACATAGATCTTGAAAACTGCATCCTATATATAAGAAAAGGTAAAGGTAAAAAACGAAGAGTAATACCGTTTACAAAACAAGTGAAAAGAGATCTTGAAGATTTTATTTCAACTGAAACCATCAACAGACAACCATCAACAGACAACCAAAATCTACTCAATATTACAGGAGATTATATTTATAAACAGTTTAAAAAGTTACTCAAAGATACAGAACTCAATACTCAGGAATTTACACTCCATTGTTTAAGACATACTATTGCAACACAACTATTAGAGCAAGGAATGGAACTCGAAAAAGTAAGAGATTTTTTAGGGCACTCACAATTATCCGCCACACAGATTTACACAAGAATTTTAATCAAATGA
- a CDS encoding DUF6443 domain-containing protein — MKKIFLFNIVLFVAGLSYAQTSTENYIQTTNCLDADCIKKAETVQYFDYLGRPKQIVSVKSSPTGKDIVSHVEYDVLGRQTKSYLPVPQAGTQNGEIYTSPLSNAPTHYGGEKIYTEKILENSPLERILQQKQVGNAWADKPVNFGYDLNTAADHVKKYDPTTNWNSTEKIYTQELPPASEYPAGQLVKNTVTDEDGNSTIEFKEGSGQTVLIRKAVSTSQNADTYYVYNEYKQLAFVIPPLASALASVSATAMDNLCYQYRYDSKSRLVEKKLPGKGWEYLVYDKQNRLVLSQDANLRSVINNFAQKGWTFIKYDSFGRVVYTGFFANTATRIAMQTAINNMVSNAGNNEQRDNNTPIIQDSENIYYTKNAFPTGSMTILSVNYYDTYPSLPSEVSIPSAVIGQQVLKQPGQSTTGKNTRTLPLASYVRNVEDKAWTKSYTYYDEKGRAIGSYALNHLGGYTKTESELDFAGLAKQTKVYHKRLNTDTEKVIIQTYTYDSQNRLLVQKHKVDNNTEEILAQNEYNELSQLKNKKVGGTNTATPLQSIDYVYNIRGWLTKINDPADLNGKLFGYEMRYNNPVNPNIASGKFNGNITEVDWKNASEDVLKRYDYSYDNLNRLQDAVYSEPNSTTPFNNNFNESLTYDLNGNISTLKRNAFPISGNTSTLVDDLIYEYTGNRLTKVRETALNNTGYEGGNNVIAYDLNGNMTDMKDKGIQAINYNYLDLPNSLSITQTNPLGKVSNTNINYLYRADGTKLRKTYNNTGDMGASISRMTDYLDGFQYSYEDNGNGMGCITCRTEVAYEAQAYKKGIIGGPLPTMPEWKLSFVPTSEGFYSFAENRYIYQYKDHLGNTRVSFAKNSAGVLQTTDTNNFYPFGLSHIGGSAASNFGNYYSYKYNGKELQETGFYDYGARFYMPDIGRWGVMDAMSEKYRRHSPYNYAVNNPIMFIDPDGNDVLYGLDAQNAVRAMQANMSTSSEASGNSNYFTGFNFNRFGDGNPPNFLERVGNFISSLFGTKKKGGEITEFGPFEKVPFDYSPDGSRLFGLIQNAYYNPMAEYREKRDNPFYNAGESSLDRSFRLMNSSHIEIMQDFGGGGYNMFGGYGRGIAVAEEMSITSKIAAEAEANGILSSQKGINPAKVAEYFEQMSNGTYKPTGGAGYIYEGKYILTDGNHRMNAAIQHGVETGNFKYVEQLINKGNFIRRNPFLDNYKVYKLPVK; from the coding sequence ATGAAAAAAATATTTTTATTCAACATAGTATTGTTTGTAGCAGGATTATCTTATGCACAGACAAGCACCGAAAACTATATACAGACAACGAACTGCCTTGATGCAGACTGTATCAAAAAAGCAGAAACCGTACAATATTTTGATTATCTGGGAAGACCTAAACAGATCGTCAGCGTAAAATCTTCGCCTACAGGAAAAGATATTGTATCTCATGTAGAATATGATGTGCTGGGAAGACAGACCAAAAGTTATCTTCCTGTTCCGCAAGCAGGAACTCAGAATGGAGAAATCTACACCTCTCCACTCTCTAACGCTCCCACTCATTATGGTGGAGAAAAGATCTACACAGAAAAGATACTTGAAAACTCTCCGCTGGAAAGGATTTTGCAGCAAAAACAGGTCGGAAATGCATGGGCAGATAAACCCGTAAATTTTGGATATGACCTTAACACCGCAGCCGATCATGTAAAAAAATATGATCCCACAACCAACTGGAATTCTACAGAGAAAATATATACTCAGGAACTTCCCCCTGCTTCGGAATATCCGGCAGGACAATTGGTGAAAAATACCGTTACCGATGAAGATGGAAATTCAACCATAGAATTTAAAGAAGGTTCGGGACAAACTGTATTAATACGAAAAGCTGTAAGCACTTCTCAAAATGCAGATACTTATTATGTGTATAATGAGTATAAGCAGCTGGCTTTCGTAATTCCGCCATTGGCTTCTGCTTTAGCGTCTGTTTCGGCTACAGCTATGGATAATCTTTGTTACCAATACAGATATGACAGTAAAAGCAGGCTCGTAGAAAAGAAACTGCCCGGAAAAGGATGGGAATATCTAGTGTATGATAAACAAAACAGATTGGTGCTGTCTCAGGATGCCAATTTAAGATCTGTCATCAACAATTTTGCCCAAAAAGGTTGGACGTTCATCAAATACGATTCTTTCGGGAGAGTAGTTTACACAGGATTCTTTGCCAATACTGCAACAAGAATAGCAATGCAGACCGCTATTAATAATATGGTATCCAATGCAGGAAACAACGAGCAGAGAGATAATAACACACCTATTATACAGGATAGTGAAAATATTTATTATACCAAAAATGCATTTCCTACAGGAAGCATGACTATTTTATCTGTTAATTATTATGATACCTATCCATCACTTCCTTCGGAGGTGAGCATTCCGTCTGCCGTTATCGGCCAGCAGGTATTGAAACAGCCTGGACAAAGCACAACGGGTAAAAATACCAGAACATTACCATTGGCTTCGTATGTGAGAAATGTGGAAGACAAAGCATGGACAAAAAGCTACACTTATTACGATGAAAAAGGAAGAGCTATCGGCTCTTATGCTCTTAATCATTTAGGAGGGTATACCAAAACAGAATCTGAGCTTGATTTTGCAGGACTTGCAAAGCAAACTAAAGTATATCACAAAAGATTAAATACCGATACTGAAAAAGTAATTATCCAAACCTATACTTATGACAGCCAAAACAGATTATTGGTTCAGAAACATAAGGTTGACAATAATACGGAAGAGATTTTAGCTCAAAATGAGTATAATGAACTTTCGCAGTTAAAAAATAAGAAAGTCGGCGGTACAAATACCGCAACTCCACTTCAAAGTATTGATTATGTCTATAATATCCGAGGATGGCTCACCAAGATCAATGATCCTGCTGATCTCAATGGGAAACTGTTCGGGTATGAAATGAGATATAATAATCCTGTGAATCCTAATATTGCATCGGGAAAATTCAACGGAAATATTACAGAAGTTGATTGGAAAAACGCTTCCGAAGATGTATTAAAAAGATACGATTATTCTTATGATAATCTCAACAGATTGCAGGATGCTGTTTATTCTGAGCCCAACTCTACGACTCCGTTTAATAATAATTTTAACGAAAGCCTAACGTATGATCTGAACGGAAATATTTCTACTTTAAAAAGAAATGCCTTCCCAATTTCAGGAAACACGTCAACATTGGTAGATGATCTTATTTACGAATACACAGGAAACCGCTTAACAAAAGTGCGTGAAACCGCTTTGAATAACACAGGCTACGAAGGAGGAAACAACGTAATAGCTTATGACCTGAACGGAAACATGACGGATATGAAGGATAAAGGTATTCAGGCTATAAATTATAATTATTTAGACCTACCTAATAGTCTTTCCATCACCCAGACAAATCCACTGGGTAAGGTCTCCAATACAAATATCAATTATCTGTACCGTGCTGACGGAACAAAGCTTCGTAAAACCTACAATAATACAGGTGATATGGGAGCGTCAATCAGCCGTATGACAGATTATCTGGATGGATTTCAATATTCCTATGAGGATAATGGTAACGGCATGGGCTGCATAACATGCAGAACAGAAGTTGCCTACGAAGCACAGGCCTATAAAAAAGGAATAATCGGAGGCCCACTTCCTACAATGCCGGAATGGAAACTTAGTTTTGTTCCTACTTCAGAAGGGTTTTACAGTTTCGCCGAAAACCGTTATATTTACCAATACAAAGATCATTTAGGAAACACAAGAGTAAGTTTTGCTAAAAACAGCGCAGGCGTTCTTCAGACTACAGATACCAATAACTTCTATCCGTTTGGATTAAGTCATATTGGAGGTTCAGCAGCTTCTAATTTTGGAAACTATTATTCTTACAAGTATAACGGTAAAGAGCTTCAAGAGACAGGGTTCTATGACTATGGCGCAAGATTTTATATGCCGGATATCGGACGTTGGGGCGTAATGGACGCAATGTCTGAAAAATACAGAAGACACAGTCCTTATAATTATGCAGTAAATAACCCGATCATGTTTATTGATCCCGATGGTAATGATGTTTTGTATGGCTTAGATGCACAAAATGCAGTAAGAGCGATGCAAGCAAATATGTCTACGAGTTCTGAAGCTTCGGGAAATAGTAATTATTTTACTGGGTTTAACTTTAATCGATTTGGTGACGGAAATCCACCTAACTTTTTGGAGCGTGTAGGAAATTTCATTAGCAGCCTTTTTGGTACTAAGAAAAAAGGAGGAGAAATAACTGAATTTGGGCCTTTCGAAAAAGTTCCTTTTGATTATTCCCCTGATGGGAGCAGGTTATTCGGATTAATACAAAATGCTTATTATAACCCGATGGCTGAGTATAGAGAAAAACGAGATAATCCATTCTATAATGCAGGTGAATCAAGCTTAGACAGATCTTTTAGATTAATGAACAGCTCCCACATAGAAATAATGCAAGACTTTGGTGGCGGCGGTTACAATATGTTTGGTGGATATGGTAGAGGTATAGCTGTAGCTGAAGAGATGTCCATAACTTCAAAAATTGCTGCAGAAGCTGAGGCAAATGGTATTTTGAGCTCTCAAAAAGGAATTAATCCAGCTAAAGTTGCGGAATATTTTGAACAAATGTCAAACGGTACATATAAACCTACTGGAGGAGCAGGATATATCTATGAAGGAAAATATATTTTGACAGATGGAAACCATAGAATGAATGCAGCTATCCAACATGGGGTAGAAACTGGTAACTTTAAATATGTTGAGCAACTTATTAACAAAGGAAACTTTATAAGAAGAAATCCTTTTTTAGATAATTATAAAGTTTATAAACTACCTGTAAAATAA
- a CDS encoding tyrosine-type recombinase/integrase, translating into MKIEDYLLTTLHPSTIKIYMYEIEKFRKCYKSSEKLNYKDIMGYIEILRKKYTSNSVHRILAALKKYYGYIQHTGVRRDNPAINIILKDNKKNPIQLQELLTENELERLLEPREERYPMLIKRNQIIMSLLVNQALLVSDISRIKSEDIDLKNAKIKIQKTGKTNERILNLKAEQILLFYEYVKEEREKLVTFRTEKENYFLLGKLGTKITIEDINYLVSTYKKHFTKKLVPTTIRQSVIKLKLDQGENLRRVQYFAGHKHADTTEKYRETGIDALQTAINQFHPLH; encoded by the coding sequence ATGAAAATAGAAGATTATTTACTCACAACCCTGCATCCATCAACGATAAAGATCTATATGTATGAAATCGAAAAGTTTAGAAAATGCTATAAGAGCTCTGAAAAACTGAACTATAAAGATATCATGGGATATATAGAAATATTACGTAAAAAATACACTTCAAATAGCGTACATAGAATTTTAGCAGCACTCAAAAAATATTATGGATATATACAACATACAGGCGTAAGAAGAGATAATCCAGCTATTAACATCATCTTAAAAGACAATAAAAAAAATCCAATACAATTACAGGAATTACTTACAGAAAATGAATTAGAAAGACTCCTAGAACCAAGAGAAGAACGATATCCAATGCTTATAAAAAGAAACCAAATTATCATGAGTTTATTGGTAAATCAAGCCTTATTGGTAAGTGATATCTCAAGAATAAAAAGTGAAGATATAGATCTGAAAAATGCAAAAATAAAAATACAGAAAACAGGAAAAACAAATGAAAGAATATTGAATTTAAAAGCTGAACAAATCCTATTATTCTATGAATATGTAAAAGAAGAAAGAGAGAAATTAGTAACCTTTAGAACCGAAAAAGAAAACTATTTTTTATTAGGAAAATTAGGAACTAAAATCACTATTGAAGATATTAATTATTTAGTCTCAACATACAAAAAACACTTCACAAAAAAGCTGGTACCAACAACCATAAGACAAAGTGTGATTAAGTTAAAATTAGACCAAGGAGAGAACCTAAGAAGAGTTCAATACTTTGCAGGACACAAACACGCAGACACTACAGAAAAATACAGAGAAACAGGAATTGATGCATTACAAACTGCGATCAATCAGTTCCATCCGTTACATTAA
- a CDS encoding helix-turn-helix domain-containing protein, with translation MNIGSVITTLRDKNGFSQSDLADKSEVSRVMIGKYERGEAIPSVDAAKKIADALGVSLDYLVGETNQVSFDKRTVERIKDLEQLEESKKQTLYDLIDTYIRDCKTRKAYS, from the coding sequence ATGAATATAGGAAGTGTTATAACTACATTAAGAGACAAGAACGGCTTCTCCCAAAGCGATTTGGCAGATAAAAGCGAAGTGTCTCGTGTAATGATCGGCAAGTACGAAAGAGGGGAAGCGATTCCTTCTGTTGATGCTGCAAAAAAAATTGCGGATGCTCTTGGCGTAAGTTTAGATTATTTGGTGGGTGAGACCAATCAGGTTTCTTTTGATAAAAGAACGGTAGAAAGAATTAAGGATTTGGAACAACTGGAAGAGAGTAAAAAGCAAACACTTTACGATCTGATAGATACCTACATCCGTGATTGTAAAACTAGAAAAGCGTATTCGTAA
- a CDS encoding CHC2 zinc finger domain-containing protein: MEITEIKQRLSLSEVLQHYNLEPKNSMLKCFMHDDKIASLQVNLEKNFYKCHACGKTGDVIQFIEDYEKISKHEAIKKAKSFLLNEEPTTRSVVSGTAIGQTEISTEKSALFLQNTFSYFRKALYCSAPAKQYIEKRNLDNSILEIGYNSGQFHHGERKSDELIKQALEIGLLQDKGLINNRTKEKGYSIFANKCIAFPLKNKDNQIVSLYFRSIIDNNNSKHYYLKNRSGVYPNYPNPETKKLILTESIIDAASLLQLKIIHEKFSVLACFGTNGLNEEILNSIKNLPELEEIIFCFDNDKAGKGAVEKYAKLLNEHLPSKQKALFLTKEAPKEHLIMSQVILPNKDVNETLQLHDDKLFTKLLEERKLIFSDENVSNITISTEATQNTDKEKVIETPKDEIVKNSKTLNTVDFLQQKDLLKSLNELIEKAGIIGEEQSRLLLFLITISYLNKSPLHGIVQGSSGSGKTHIISRIADMMPQEDVLRFTRITESSLYNWGEFDLFQKIIIIEDLDGLKEDALYALREFISNQVLRSSVTIKDKKGNNKSSHKIVKGQFSSLSATTKGELYEDNMNRSFIVAVNESEEQTEKIISYQNHRNAGEIDKNGEEKAVGFIQKVIRNLKHYEVINPYATQIQLPSNVKNKRRLNEMFQSIIKQITIVYQYQREIKNDYLITEIEDIENAVEILFESIILKIDELDGSLRQFFEKLKKAFKEEQFTRFDAMEITGFKKTQLQFYLNELVRLEYLKQIGFANKGFKYKISYNDNIQRVRKELKESFTKQLEQLKLNATEHKRTLDGNQTNTRILINTDE, from the coding sequence ATGGAGATTACAGAAATCAAACAACGTTTAAGTTTATCAGAAGTTCTGCAACATTACAATCTTGAGCCTAAAAACTCAATGCTCAAATGTTTTATGCATGATGACAAAATAGCAAGCCTGCAGGTGAATTTAGAAAAGAACTTCTACAAATGCCACGCATGCGGAAAAACGGGCGATGTGATCCAATTTATAGAAGATTATGAGAAGATATCAAAACATGAAGCGATAAAAAAAGCGAAAAGCTTCCTGTTAAACGAAGAGCCTACAACCAGAAGCGTTGTTAGTGGTACTGCGATTGGGCAGACAGAAATCTCAACAGAGAAGTCTGCCCTTTTTTTACAAAACACTTTTAGTTATTTTAGAAAAGCATTGTACTGTAGCGCTCCTGCGAAACAATATATTGAGAAAAGGAATTTAGATAACTCAATTTTAGAGATTGGTTATAATAGCGGACAGTTCCACCACGGAGAAAGAAAAAGTGACGAGCTGATAAAACAGGCGTTGGAAATAGGTTTACTGCAAGATAAAGGATTAATAAACAACAGAACCAAAGAAAAAGGCTACAGTATTTTTGCCAATAAATGCATTGCATTCCCTCTGAAAAACAAAGATAATCAAATCGTTAGTTTATATTTTAGGTCGATAATCGACAATAATAATTCCAAACATTATTACTTAAAAAACCGCAGCGGTGTTTATCCAAATTATCCCAACCCTGAAACTAAAAAACTCATTCTTACAGAATCTATTATTGATGCAGCTTCGCTGCTTCAATTGAAGATCATTCATGAGAAGTTTTCCGTTTTAGCCTGTTTTGGAACCAACGGATTAAATGAGGAGATTTTAAACTCAATAAAAAACCTTCCGGAATTAGAAGAAATCATCTTTTGTTTTGATAACGATAAAGCAGGAAAAGGAGCAGTAGAAAAGTATGCAAAACTCTTAAATGAGCATCTGCCTTCTAAGCAGAAGGCCCTCTTCCTTACCAAGGAAGCACCCAAGGAGCACCTGATTATGAGTCAGGTGATCTTACCAAATAAAGATGTAAACGAAACACTGCAACTGCATGATGATAAACTATTTACAAAGCTTTTAGAAGAAAGAAAGCTTATTTTTTCAGATGAAAATGTGTCGAATATTACAATCTCCACAGAAGCAACACAAAACACTGATAAAGAAAAAGTTATAGAAACTCCAAAAGACGAAATAGTAAAAAATAGTAAAACCCTCAATACTGTAGATTTTCTACAACAAAAAGATCTATTAAAATCCTTAAACGAACTCATAGAAAAAGCCGGAATTATCGGCGAAGAACAATCAAGACTTCTACTCTTCTTAATCACAATAAGCTATTTAAATAAAAGCCCGTTACACGGAATTGTTCAGGGAAGTTCGGGAAGCGGAAAAACCCATATTATCAGCAGAATTGCAGACATGATGCCGCAGGAAGATGTGCTGAGATTTACACGAATTACAGAATCAAGTTTGTATAATTGGGGTGAGTTCGATCTGTTTCAAAAGATCATTATCATTGAAGATTTAGACGGTTTAAAGGAAGATGCTTTGTATGCGTTGAGAGAATTTATATCGAATCAAGTGTTAAGAAGTTCAGTAACAATCAAGGATAAAAAAGGGAATAATAAATCGAGTCATAAAATCGTGAAAGGACAGTTCAGTAGCTTATCTGCAACCACAAAAGGAGAATTATACGAAGATAATATGAACCGCAGTTTTATTGTAGCAGTGAACGAAAGTGAAGAGCAGACAGAGAAAATCATTAGTTATCAGAACCACAGAAATGCCGGAGAAATAGATAAAAACGGAGAAGAAAAGGCTGTTGGTTTTATACAAAAAGTCATCAGGAATTTAAAGCATTATGAAGTTATAAACCCGTATGCGACACAAATACAATTACCCAGTAACGTAAAGAATAAGAGACGATTAAATGAAATGTTTCAAAGTATTATTAAGCAAATTACTATCGTGTATCAGTATCAAAGAGAAATAAAAAACGATTATTTAATTACTGAAATTGAAGATATCGAGAATGCTGTAGAGATACTATTCGAGAGTATTATTTTAAAGATTGACGAGTTAGACGGAAGCTTAAGACAGTTTTTTGAAAAGTTGAAAAAAGCCTTTAAGGAAGAGCAGTTTACAAGATTTGATGCAATGGAAATTACAGGATTTAAAAAGACACAATTACAGTTCTATCTGAACGAATTAGTGAGATTGGAATATCTGAAACAAATCGGTTTTGCGAATAAAGGATTTAAATATAAAATCTCCTATAACGATAATATACAGAGAGTTAGAAAGGAATTGAAAGAATCTTTTACAAAACAATTGGAACAATTAAAATTGAACGCTACTGAACACAAACGAACGCTAGACGGAAACCAAACGAACACTAGAATACTTATAAATACCGATGAATAA